A single Pedobacter sp. PACM 27299 DNA region contains:
- a CDS encoding DUF5074 domain-containing protein gives MKITNFKGLVVAAIFSAALFSCKKDAETVVAPEVSGKYENGFFIIHEGWFGHGTGSVSFYDAGTGTLRDSIFQKENPGKGFEPASSTVQFGTVFNKNLYVVSKAKGPVVVADAVTMKEVGRIPASAEYDWKAFVGIDENNGLLSSNDGVYLVNLKTFKISAKLLGATGQMGDMLKTDKYIYIISRTEGAVIYNTSDLSLQKKIAGVTMGFVQTPDGKVWFTGGKNLYKSDPITLETETIELPFATYNTFNAWFSSPMVASTKENAVFMINISSGWGGGKNIYKYVSGDKTSLDKPFITTPDLQSFYKKNLGYYAKTDQIVTTTLLSGYVSNFLNIYDAKTGTLSKTVPFSGYYFPAMFAFH, from the coding sequence ATGAAGATTACCAATTTTAAAGGATTAGTAGTAGCTGCTATTTTCAGTGCTGCGCTATTCTCGTGTAAGAAAGATGCAGAAACAGTAGTAGCACCAGAAGTTTCTGGAAAATATGAAAATGGCTTTTTTATCATCCATGAAGGATGGTTTGGCCATGGTACGGGATCTGTATCATTTTACGATGCAGGGACTGGAACATTGAGAGATAGTATTTTCCAAAAAGAGAATCCAGGGAAAGGATTTGAGCCAGCAAGCTCTACCGTACAATTTGGTACGGTTTTCAATAAAAACCTATATGTAGTGAGTAAAGCAAAAGGGCCTGTTGTAGTGGCTGATGCGGTTACTATGAAAGAAGTAGGTAGAATTCCTGCATCTGCGGAATACGATTGGAAAGCATTTGTAGGTATTGATGAGAATAACGGTCTTTTAAGCAGCAACGATGGGGTTTATCTGGTAAATCTAAAAACCTTCAAAATTTCAGCTAAATTATTAGGTGCAACCGGACAAATGGGGGATATGCTGAAAACAGATAAATATATCTATATCATTTCCCGAACAGAAGGTGCAGTCATTTACAATACTTCGGATCTTAGCCTTCAAAAGAAAATTGCAGGTGTAACCATGGGTTTTGTGCAAACACCAGATGGGAAAGTATGGTTCACAGGTGGTAAAAATCTCTATAAATCGGACCCTATAACTTTGGAAACGGAAACTATAGAATTGCCATTTGCCACTTACAACACCTTTAATGCCTGGTTTTCTTCGCCAATGGTTGCTTCAACCAAAGAAAATGCAGTGTTTATGATCAACATTTCCAGCGGATGGGGTGGTGGTAAAAACATCTACAAGTATGTTTCTGGTGATAAAACTTCCTTAGATAAACCTTTCATTACAACCCCTGATCTGCAGAGTTTCTATAAAAAGAATCTAGGTTATTATGCTAAAACAGATCAGATTGTAACCACTACATTGTTGAGTGGTTATGTCAGTAATTTCCTGAACATCTATGATGCAAAAACTGGAACATTAAGTAAAACAGTTCCATTCAGCGGTTATTATTTTCCGGCAATGTTTGCCTTCCACTAA
- a CDS encoding DUF6580 family putative transport protein, with amino-acid sequence MSESKFNPRSIILLLMIIFVSIIRITAPLSGDFKEIANFSAVGAIALFGGAYFNNNVKAFAFPMLILVLSDIFIAKISGYGFFYAGWYWTYIAIIAMVAVGKLMMKKINVGTFMSATFIGVFLHWILADIGPMYAPSIYPATLAGYGQCLINAIPFELNFLYGTVVYGAVMFGAFEVLKAKYPSLSLAKA; translated from the coding sequence ATGTCTGAATCTAAATTCAACCCGCGTTCGATCATCCTGTTGTTGATGATCATCTTTGTAAGCATTATCCGTATTACAGCACCTTTGTCTGGCGACTTTAAAGAGATCGCTAACTTTTCAGCTGTAGGAGCAATTGCCTTATTTGGCGGCGCATATTTCAATAATAATGTTAAAGCATTTGCTTTTCCTATGCTGATATTGGTACTGAGTGATATTTTTATTGCTAAGATTTCAGGATACGGATTTTTCTATGCAGGATGGTACTGGACTTACATTGCAATCATCGCAATGGTAGCAGTTGGTAAACTGATGATGAAAAAAATAAATGTAGGCACATTCATGTCTGCTACTTTCATCGGTGTTTTCCTTCACTGGATTTTAGCCGACATTGGTCCAATGTATGCTCCGAGCATCTATCCAGCAACTTTAGCTGGTTACGGACAATGTTTAATCAATGCTATTCCATTTGAATTGAATTTCCTTTACGGCACAGTAGTGTATGGAGCGGTAATGTTTGGTGCTTTTGAAGTGTTGAAAGCGAAATACCCATCGTTAAGTTTAGCTAAAGCATAA
- a CDS encoding SIR2 family NAD-dependent protein deacylase translates to MKKKLVVLTGAGISAESGLKTFRDTDGLWEGFNVYDVATPEAWRKNPEMVQDFYNQRRKQVLLAQPNDAHRALAELEADYDVHIITQNIDDLHERAGSTKVTHLHGVITRSQSDGNPDLTYPINGWELKMGEFCELGTQLRAHVVWFGEAVPMIEEAAKICAAAEVFVLIGSSLAVYPAAGLIDFVPAQSPIYIIDPKIPQVRNSHQVIKIEKRAVSGMRDLVELLT, encoded by the coding sequence ATGAAAAAGAAATTAGTCGTATTAACGGGAGCAGGAATCAGTGCAGAAAGCGGATTGAAAACCTTTCGGGATACGGATGGCCTATGGGAGGGTTTTAATGTCTATGACGTCGCTACACCTGAAGCCTGGCGAAAAAATCCAGAAATGGTACAGGATTTTTATAACCAACGCAGAAAACAGGTTTTGCTGGCACAGCCGAATGATGCGCACAGGGCATTAGCAGAGCTGGAGGCAGATTATGATGTCCACATCATCACCCAAAATATAGACGATTTACATGAAAGAGCGGGTTCTACAAAAGTGACCCATTTACATGGGGTCATCACGCGCTCGCAATCTGACGGAAATCCTGATTTAACCTATCCAATCAATGGCTGGGAGTTAAAAATGGGGGAGTTTTGCGAGTTGGGAACGCAGCTGCGGGCACATGTAGTATGGTTTGGAGAGGCCGTGCCTATGATTGAGGAGGCGGCTAAAATTTGTGCTGCTGCTGAAGTATTCGTGTTGATAGGCAGCTCTTTGGCGGTATATCCGGCTGCAGGACTGATTGATTTTGTTCCAGCGCAAAGTCCAATCTACATTATTGATCCAAAAATCCCACAAGTGAGAAACAGCCATCAGGTGATTAAAATTGAAAAGAGGGCGGTTTCGGGAATGAGGGATCTTGTAGAACTGTTAACTTGA
- a CDS encoding STN and carboxypeptidase regulatory-like domain-containing protein, giving the protein MKTKLTLFFLFLFSVASAQSPETTSNIQRNLSRRLSFTAKQEPIGQVLDKMSKAGDFYFAYNGALFNQDSLVNMNIRNMPVRTILDQMFDGKVDYKESENYVILRYAVNHLTIEPDNITTADNLYLISGYVIDTQTGRKVKQASVYEKRLLQSTLTDHDGYFKLRFKGEHKEVILTASKETYRDTALVFLADITIKPESYDDPDKEKGTVANNAIEELGISRFFISSTQRIQNLNIPSFFANTPFQASLTPGLSSHGMMSSKVINKVSFNVIGGYTAGVDGFEIAGLFNLSKAEVRALQVAGAFNVVGGSVQGIQVAGLHNDVRTNMKGLQIAGALNVVKRNVEGFQIAGLANMVTGDMKGFQTAGALNVNSGNKDGFQISGLANINSRNSRGVGIAGLMNISSRTSSGIQIAGLFNIAKKNTGFQLALLNFSGSSTGTSLGLLNFVGDGYHKISVSTNELVQTNVALKTGNANLYNILFVGKTFTDTAKIATFGLGFGHDFIFSKHLSIAPELSFQYLYLGNWKYSNVLTKFQMNLQIQLIKGVTLFGGPAYSFYNSDAPIGSSAKNYKQQIVPDKHHNFSGNNKGWYGWNAGITFF; this is encoded by the coding sequence ATGAAGACCAAACTCACCTTATTTTTTCTGTTCCTTTTTAGTGTTGCAAGTGCACAGTCCCCCGAAACGACGAGTAATATTCAGCGAAATCTTTCCAGACGCCTAAGTTTTACGGCAAAGCAGGAACCTATCGGTCAGGTGCTCGATAAGATGAGTAAAGCCGGAGATTTCTATTTCGCCTATAATGGGGCCCTGTTTAATCAGGATAGCCTGGTGAATATGAACATTAGAAATATGCCCGTAAGAACAATTCTAGACCAGATGTTTGATGGAAAAGTGGATTACAAAGAAAGTGAAAACTATGTAATTTTACGTTATGCAGTCAACCACCTGACCATTGAGCCGGATAACATCACTACAGCTGACAACCTTTACCTGATCAGCGGTTATGTTATCGATACGCAGACAGGTCGTAAAGTAAAACAAGCCAGTGTTTATGAAAAAAGATTGCTGCAATCTACGCTGACAGACCATGATGGTTATTTCAAGCTGCGTTTCAAAGGAGAACACAAAGAGGTGATTCTAACCGCCAGTAAAGAGACGTATAGAGATACCGCCTTGGTTTTCCTGGCCGATATCACCATTAAACCTGAATCTTATGATGACCCTGACAAGGAAAAAGGGACGGTAGCTAATAATGCGATTGAAGAGTTAGGCATTAGTCGGTTTTTCATTTCTTCGACTCAAAGAATTCAAAACCTGAATATTCCGAGTTTTTTCGCAAATACTCCTTTCCAGGCTTCCCTTACCCCTGGCCTGAGTTCTCATGGCATGATGAGTTCTAAAGTAATCAATAAAGTTTCCTTTAATGTGATTGGAGGTTATACTGCCGGAGTAGATGGCTTTGAAATCGCCGGGCTTTTTAACCTGAGTAAAGCTGAAGTCAGGGCATTGCAGGTGGCTGGTGCATTCAACGTGGTTGGTGGTTCTGTTCAAGGGATACAGGTGGCCGGCTTACACAATGATGTGCGAACAAATATGAAAGGACTGCAAATTGCAGGCGCATTAAATGTCGTGAAACGGAATGTGGAAGGTTTTCAGATTGCAGGGCTTGCAAATATGGTGACCGGTGATATGAAAGGTTTTCAGACCGCAGGTGCACTGAATGTTAACAGCGGGAATAAAGATGGTTTTCAGATTTCTGGATTGGCTAATATCAATTCCAGAAACTCTAGGGGCGTTGGAATTGCCGGCTTAATGAACATTTCTTCCAGAACATCATCAGGAATACAGATTGCCGGATTATTTAATATCGCAAAGAAAAACACAGGTTTTCAATTGGCGCTCCTGAACTTTTCAGGCTCCTCTACAGGTACGAGCTTAGGACTGCTCAATTTTGTGGGGGATGGTTACCATAAGATTTCTGTTTCTACCAATGAATTGGTGCAAACGAATGTGGCTTTAAAAACCGGGAATGCCAACCTGTACAACATTCTCTTTGTTGGCAAAACTTTTACTGACACTGCAAAAATAGCCACGTTTGGCCTTGGTTTTGGCCATGACTTCATCTTCAGTAAACACCTGTCTATTGCACCTGAACTAAGCTTTCAATACTTGTATCTTGGCAATTGGAAGTATTCCAATGTCTTAACTAAATTCCAAATGAACCTCCAGATACAGTTGATTAAAGGAGTCACCCTATTTGGCGGACCAGCATATTCTTTTTACAACAGCGATGCACCTATAGGTTCAAGTGCAAAAAATTACAAGCAGCAAATTGTGCCCGACAAACATCATAATTTTAGTGGCAACAATAAAGGTTGGTATGGATGGAATGCAGGGATTACCTTTTTCTAA
- a CDS encoding FecR family protein, whose product MTDELLIKFLLKETSEEENTAVEKWLAADPKHISEFLELEKIWESSQLLAPKSTVNEETAWLSFKEKVNKKEKPTEKEKALVLPIKRKYTWINVAAVLILALGAWVFYEVLTPEKYMAIAANREVIIQKLPDGSELTINKRSSLSYASNFKTDRSVRLDSGEVFFNVAPDKSHPFIIKVDQVAVKVVGTSFNVKHIHQQTEVIVETGIVKVSLKGETINLVAGERVLINSNAQKLVKEQNKDELYSYYRTKVFILKNTQLWKLAEVLSQAYDTKINVEPAIKNLTLNTTLKLNVPLDYNLGIICQGLNLTYSSNGKEIQLSNKK is encoded by the coding sequence ATGACTGATGAATTATTGATAAAGTTTCTACTGAAGGAGACGAGTGAGGAGGAAAACACGGCTGTTGAAAAATGGCTGGCTGCCGATCCTAAACACATTTCCGAATTTCTGGAACTGGAGAAGATCTGGGAAAGCAGTCAATTACTGGCGCCAAAAAGCACCGTAAATGAAGAGACTGCCTGGCTCAGCTTTAAAGAAAAAGTGAATAAAAAAGAAAAGCCAACTGAAAAAGAAAAGGCCTTAGTTTTGCCCATCAAAAGAAAATATACCTGGATCAATGTGGCAGCAGTATTGATATTGGCCCTGGGTGCCTGGGTCTTTTATGAAGTACTGACACCGGAAAAATATATGGCCATAGCAGCAAATCGGGAAGTCATCATCCAAAAACTACCTGATGGATCAGAGCTGACTATAAACAAGAGATCATCCTTGAGCTATGCTTCGAACTTCAAGACCGACCGCAGTGTGCGACTGGATTCCGGGGAAGTATTCTTTAATGTGGCTCCAGATAAAAGCCATCCTTTTATCATCAAAGTAGATCAGGTAGCTGTGAAAGTAGTCGGTACATCTTTTAATGTGAAACATATTCATCAGCAAACGGAAGTAATTGTGGAAACTGGTATCGTCAAAGTGAGCCTGAAAGGAGAAACCATTAATCTGGTAGCCGGAGAACGTGTGCTCATCAATTCCAATGCTCAAAAGCTGGTTAAAGAACAGAATAAAGATGAGCTGTACAGCTATTACAGAACCAAGGTATTTATCCTTAAAAACACGCAACTATGGAAATTGGCTGAAGTATTAAGTCAGGCTTACGACACTAAAATCAATGTAGAACCCGCTATTAAAAACCTGACTCTAAATACCACACTGAAACTCAATGTGCCATTAGATTACAACCTGGGAATCATTTGCCAGGGTTTAAATTTAACCTATAGCAGTAACGGAAAGGAAATCCAGCTGTCTAATAAAAAGTAA
- a CDS encoding RNA polymerase sigma-70 factor, protein MIRIKRVKLTDPLSPNPQSYDDAAFEQLFKLHYKALHAYAFVILKDHDTAEEMVQGMFMKFWEKREMLQISTSVKAYLYKCIHNDCLNYLKHEKIKFKHQEHTMNNVFASSEPASAKVEMNDLKNNLSIAMNELPEQCRTIFQMSRFEELKYREIADQLGLSIKTVENQMGKALRILRLKLSDFLVLILLGIMYYKDFFN, encoded by the coding sequence TTGATTAGAATTAAACGCGTGAAGTTAACAGATCCCCTATCCCCAAATCCACAGTCATACGATGATGCCGCTTTTGAACAATTGTTCAAATTGCATTACAAGGCACTGCATGCTTATGCTTTTGTGATCCTAAAAGACCATGATACTGCCGAAGAGATGGTTCAAGGTATGTTTATGAAATTCTGGGAAAAGCGGGAAATGCTCCAGATCTCGACTTCCGTTAAAGCATACCTATACAAGTGTATTCATAACGACTGTTTGAATTACCTGAAACATGAAAAAATAAAATTCAAACATCAGGAACACACGATGAACAACGTTTTCGCGAGCTCAGAACCGGCTTCTGCGAAGGTAGAAATGAATGATCTAAAAAACAACCTCAGTATCGCAATGAATGAGTTGCCTGAACAATGCAGAACGATCTTTCAAATGAGCCGGTTTGAAGAACTTAAATACCGGGAAATTGCAGATCAATTAGGCTTATCTATTAAAACAGTGGAAAACCAAATGGGCAAAGCATTACGGATACTGCGCTTAAAGCTGTCCGATTTTTTAGTCCTGATCTTATTAGGAATTATGTATTACAAAGATTTTTTCAATTAA
- a CDS encoding DUF4833 domain-containing protein has product MATLTTEWLDMLPLFGATKINFADSYLMQEEAPNLIAYALPAVFILALIEFLMSHFGAHKTYEKEETIGSLLVGIGNLAVNVLMKVVLIYGAIWIYNLLPWRMELNWWTLIPCFIIYDCCSYWSHRISHFNRFFWATHVVHHSAEHYNLTVAFRQSWVQHFKTVFFIPVALMGFHPVIFLVASQLSTLYQFWVHTEAIGKLPPFFEKYFGTPSNHRVHHGSQEKYLDKNFGATFMIWDHLFGTFQYEEEKPIYGLTTPIENKSNPFVLNFHEYRDMLKDVQQSDGLRECLFFIFASPGKIYRHKLKRDQQVRVTKESHIKTTAIVLVILLVLTQVVDAQPLKNIEPLPIPNGKNLLFFLQRTPDANTVVYELNYREDGQLDPKAPVKGSWIRYEEQGRLKPLTSIEQKFAYGVKSKALGNEAYEIRLAAYQKMPMYLIRSETDQKYHIYIKDEGRNHLLKRVFVKVKGGSFWFPKVVYIDLITTNSETGIEMLKRIDL; this is encoded by the coding sequence ATGGCAACTCTAACTACCGAATGGCTGGATATGCTCCCTTTATTTGGGGCAACAAAAATTAACTTTGCAGACAGCTACCTGATGCAGGAGGAAGCTCCCAATTTGATCGCTTATGCACTGCCAGCGGTATTTATCCTGGCATTAATAGAATTTCTGATGTCTCATTTCGGGGCGCATAAAACCTATGAAAAGGAAGAAACAATAGGTTCTTTATTGGTAGGAATAGGTAATCTGGCGGTGAATGTGCTGATGAAAGTGGTGCTGATTTATGGCGCAATCTGGATTTACAACCTGCTGCCATGGCGCATGGAACTGAATTGGTGGACGTTAATCCCCTGCTTCATTATATACGACTGCTGCAGTTACTGGTCGCACCGCATCTCCCATTTTAACCGCTTCTTTTGGGCAACTCATGTGGTACACCATTCCGCAGAACACTATAACCTCACCGTTGCTTTTCGCCAAAGCTGGGTGCAGCATTTCAAAACCGTGTTCTTCATTCCAGTGGCATTAATGGGTTTTCATCCAGTGATCTTTTTGGTAGCGAGTCAGCTGAGTACCCTTTATCAGTTCTGGGTGCATACAGAAGCCATCGGTAAATTGCCCCCGTTTTTTGAAAAGTATTTTGGTACTCCTTCTAACCATCGGGTACACCATGGAAGTCAGGAAAAATACCTGGATAAGAATTTCGGTGCCACATTCATGATTTGGGATCATCTTTTCGGCACTTTTCAATATGAGGAGGAAAAGCCTATTTATGGACTTACTACTCCAATTGAAAACAAAAGCAATCCTTTTGTACTGAACTTCCACGAATACCGTGATATGTTAAAAGATGTACAGCAAAGTGATGGACTCCGGGAGTGTTTGTTTTTCATTTTCGCCAGTCCAGGGAAGATATACCGACATAAATTGAAAAGGGATCAGCAGGTTCGTGTAACAAAAGAAAGCCATATTAAAACCACAGCCATCGTATTGGTGATTCTATTGGTACTGACACAGGTAGTAGATGCGCAACCCCTAAAAAACATCGAGCCTTTACCTATTCCAAACGGAAAGAATCTCTTGTTCTTTCTACAAAGAACCCCAGATGCGAATACGGTGGTTTATGAGCTAAATTATAGAGAAGATGGACAACTAGACCCGAAAGCCCCCGTTAAAGGCTCATGGATCAGATATGAAGAGCAGGGCAGATTAAAACCGCTGACTAGTATAGAGCAAAAGTTCGCCTATGGTGTAAAATCTAAGGCGCTGGGAAATGAAGCCTATGAAATCCGACTGGCTGCTTATCAGAAGATGCCAATGTACCTGATCAGGTCTGAAACAGATCAAAAATACCACATCTACATTAAGGATGAGGGACGCAATCATTTATTAAAACGCGTGTTTGTTAAGGTTAAAGGGGGCTCTTTCTGGTTTCCAAAAGTGGTTTACATTGATCTGATTACCACGAATTCCGAAACAGGTATAGAAATGCTCAAAAGAATTGACCTTTAA
- a CDS encoding multidrug effflux MFS transporter has protein sequence MTKQKYFLLIVLLGSLTALGPFSIDMYLPGFPAIAKDLNTTVLKISLSLSSYFIGISAGQLLYGPLLDRFGRKKPLYIGLIVYILASAGCVFASSLDTLIALRFMQAIGSCAAAVASIAMVRDLFPVKENAKVFALLMLVVGVSPMVAPTLGGYVTVAWGWHSVFIILMGLGVLNLVASWLWLPDSYKPDTSLSLKPVPIIKNFLSVIKDPQFYTYAFSGALAFAGLFAYISGSPLVFIDIFKVSEEAYGWIFALLATGLIGSSQINTLLLRKYKSEQVIFAALSIQVFVVVFFLIGSVYNWFGLMETVILLFLFLSCLGFTNPNTSALSLAPFSKNAGSASALMGAVQMGLGALASFGVSMFEIRSAVPMVAIMTGTTIIALMILIIGRKNIKVQIPESKEPGAFVH, from the coding sequence ATGACAAAACAAAAATACTTCCTCCTGATTGTATTATTAGGATCCCTAACTGCGTTAGGCCCCTTTTCAATCGACATGTACCTTCCTGGATTTCCAGCAATTGCAAAAGATCTAAACACTACTGTACTTAAAATATCTCTTTCACTATCCAGTTATTTCATTGGAATTTCTGCTGGCCAGCTTCTATATGGCCCTTTATTAGACCGCTTTGGAAGGAAAAAACCCTTATACATCGGACTGATCGTCTATATCCTGGCTTCTGCAGGCTGCGTATTTGCCAGCAGTCTGGATACCTTAATCGCATTGCGCTTTATGCAGGCAATCGGCAGCTGTGCCGCAGCAGTAGCTTCAATTGCAATGGTAAGAGACCTCTTCCCGGTCAAAGAAAACGCCAAAGTTTTCGCCTTGCTGATGCTCGTAGTGGGTGTTTCGCCAATGGTTGCCCCTACCTTGGGCGGCTATGTTACAGTAGCCTGGGGATGGCATTCCGTATTCATCATTTTGATGGGCTTAGGGGTATTGAATCTAGTTGCCAGCTGGCTTTGGTTACCAGATAGCTATAAACCAGACACCAGTCTTTCGTTGAAGCCGGTCCCTATTATCAAAAACTTTCTTTCTGTGATCAAAGATCCACAGTTTTATACTTACGCCTTCAGTGGCGCATTGGCCTTTGCTGGGTTATTTGCCTATATCTCCGGTTCACCACTTGTTTTCATCGATATTTTTAAAGTGTCTGAAGAGGCTTATGGTTGGATTTTCGCCTTACTGGCTACCGGATTAATTGGTTCAAGTCAGATAAATACGCTGTTATTGAGAAAATATAAAAGTGAACAAGTGATTTTCGCCGCATTGAGCATACAGGTTTTTGTAGTGGTATTTTTCTTGATTGGTAGCGTTTACAATTGGTTTGGCCTAATGGAAACCGTCATCTTACTCTTCTTATTCCTATCCTGTCTGGGCTTTACCAATCCAAATACTTCCGCTTTATCACTTGCACCATTCAGCAAAAATGCCGGGAGTGCATCGGCGTTAATGGGTGCCGTACAAATGGGATTGGGTGCTTTGGCTTCATTCGGAGTCAGTATGTTTGAGATCAGATCGGCGGTTCCTATGGTAGCCATCATGACAGGTACTACTATTATTGCCTTGATGATTCTGATCATTGGCAGAAAAAATATTAAGGTTCAAATTCCAGAAAGTAAAGAGCCAGGTGCCTTTGTGCATTAA
- a CDS encoding AraC family transcriptional regulator, with protein MMLYVKNMVCDRCVMIVRQQLEQLHFEVKDITLGKVEVAPDPTAHQLQDISATMELLGFELMDKEKDQLVEQVKNKVIELVHHSDLNEVHQSLISIIADRLDKDYAYLSRLFSDVEGLTIEKYIIQQKIEKVKELLEYGELNLNEIAYKMGYSSSAHLSAQFKSVSGLSPSKYKSSSLNKRKPLDKIK; from the coding sequence ATGATGTTATATGTAAAGAATATGGTGTGCGACCGATGTGTGATGATTGTTCGTCAGCAGTTGGAGCAGCTTCATTTCGAGGTAAAGGACATTACATTGGGTAAGGTAGAGGTGGCTCCGGATCCAACTGCCCATCAGTTGCAGGACATTTCAGCTACTATGGAGCTGCTCGGTTTTGAATTGATGGATAAGGAAAAGGACCAGCTGGTAGAACAGGTCAAAAATAAGGTGATTGAGCTAGTGCATCACTCCGATTTAAATGAGGTTCATCAGAGTCTGATATCCATCATTGCAGATCGTTTGGATAAGGATTATGCTTATCTGAGCCGATTATTTTCCGACGTAGAAGGCCTCACCATTGAGAAATATATCATTCAACAGAAAATAGAAAAGGTGAAGGAATTGCTGGAATATGGAGAGTTGAACCTGAACGAAATCGCTTATAAAATGGGCTATAGCAGCAGTGCGCATCTATCTGCGCAATTTAAATCGGTAAGCGGTTTAAGTCCCAGTAAATATAAATCCTCTAGCTTAAACAAAAGGAAACCCCTGGATAAAATCAAATAA
- a CDS encoding HAD family hydrolase: protein MPFYKHYSFDLWLTLIKSNPAFKTERTKYFHAHYNSRKKTIEEVALVFRQVDLMVNAINEKTGKNIDADEMYLMVISIINEYSTEFQDVDTAALYLEMEKLLLNHMPLLYNEASLTVLSELKSPGLSTINILSNTGFIKGITLRKVLSHLKLDEFLDFQLYSDELRLSKPNPEFFQLMLDTIDRVKHPEIGLHEIIHVGDNPVADVNGAKAMGIHTLLINSNDLLISHLRS, encoded by the coding sequence ATGCCTTTTTATAAACACTATTCATTTGATTTATGGCTGACATTGATCAAATCCAACCCGGCTTTTAAAACGGAGCGGACAAAATATTTTCATGCCCATTACAATTCCAGAAAGAAAACTATAGAAGAGGTCGCTTTGGTTTTTAGACAGGTAGATTTAATGGTGAATGCCATTAATGAAAAGACTGGAAAAAATATTGATGCCGATGAAATGTACCTGATGGTGATCAGTATTATTAATGAGTATTCCACGGAATTTCAAGACGTCGATACCGCCGCATTATACCTGGAAATGGAAAAACTGCTGTTGAATCATATGCCTTTGCTTTATAACGAAGCATCCCTGACCGTACTGAGCGAATTGAAATCACCTGGGCTGAGTACCATAAATATTTTAAGTAATACCGGTTTTATCAAAGGAATAACATTGAGAAAAGTGCTGAGCCATTTGAAACTGGATGAATTCCTGGATTTTCAATTGTACTCAGATGAACTGCGTTTATCTAAACCTAATCCCGAGTTTTTTCAATTGATGCTGGATACCATTGATCGGGTAAAGCACCCTGAAATTGGTTTACATGAAATTATTCACGTCGGTGATAATCCTGTTGCCGATGTAAATGGAGCGAAGGCGATGGGCATTCATACCTTGCTGATCAATTCAAATGATTTATTAATTTCACACTTACGCTCATGA
- a CDS encoding phosphoribosyltransferase family protein, with amino-acid sequence MIPYTYALHKINNTVDFGFSADDYSRFKFGDDLVSKAFGKDLAAGFIKYYLQENLITEQIVVISSPYCFIPTATFAMKNAFVSHLNRWLVAHGGLVVQEAKVHRTITYKEDYGGLSAEERMNLIGNDSFHIDKDFLAGKTLLFLDDIKITGSHERMILKMVKEYGLKNDIHMLYFAELVNKDIHPNVENHLNYHLVKSIFDLEEIIKSGNFAVNTRIVKYLLNSDFESFCIFIEKQNLEFLESLYDLSLGNSYHTIPSYEENLNHLKNHLQQQTFKVS; translated from the coding sequence ATGATCCCATATACCTACGCTCTTCATAAAATAAACAATACCGTCGATTTTGGCTTTTCTGCGGATGATTACAGCAGGTTTAAGTTTGGTGATGACTTGGTTTCCAAAGCATTTGGGAAAGATCTAGCCGCAGGCTTTATTAAATATTACTTGCAGGAAAATTTGATTACGGAGCAAATTGTGGTCATTTCCAGTCCTTATTGTTTCATTCCTACGGCAACTTTTGCCATGAAAAATGCATTTGTATCACATTTGAACCGTTGGCTGGTAGCGCATGGCGGATTGGTGGTGCAGGAAGCAAAAGTACATCGAACCATCACGTATAAGGAAGATTACGGCGGACTAAGTGCGGAAGAAAGAATGAACCTGATTGGCAATGATTCTTTTCATATCGACAAAGATTTCTTAGCAGGCAAGACCCTGCTTTTTCTGGACGACATCAAAATTACCGGCAGTCATGAGCGCATGATCCTGAAAATGGTAAAGGAGTATGGTTTGAAAAACGACATCCACATGCTTTATTTTGCGGAGTTGGTCAATAAAGACATTCATCCGAATGTGGAAAATCACCTGAACTATCATTTAGTGAAATCAATATTTGACTTGGAAGAGATCATTAAAAGTGGAAATTTCGCGGTCAATACTAGGATTGTAAAGTATCTCTTGAACAGTGATTTTGAAAGTTTCTGCATTTTTATAGAAAAACAAAATCTGGAGTTTTTGGAGAGTCTGTATGACTTGTCTTTAGGGAATAGCTACCATACAATCCCATCATACGAGGAGAATTTGAATCATTTGAAAAATCACCTGCAGCAGCAAACTTTTAAAGTCAGTTAG